The following coding sequences are from one Candidatus Thermokryptus mobilis window:
- a CDS encoding protein-disulfide reductase DsbD domain-containing protein yields the protein MGEKIVNVELISDYDGVSDRFNLGVRFSIKPGWYIYWKNPGDAGLAPSVELNLPSSLKAGNILFPLPQKIDHENVISYGYFNEVVLIIPVEVTSRDKFKIENLVKAKVSWVVCSESCVPGRASVQLKVIKANNQWRSKIEKYAKMLPQPFEKSGLKIESLKVERKGKSDIVRVKFGGSLATKIVDFYPEQMDKFLIDFKSIKVKDGILEVSVTPTSQGDRVNFLSGVLVLNGKGYEVKLDLTKTN from the coding sequence TTGGGCGAAAAAATCGTCAATGTTGAGCTTATATCTGATTATGATGGCGTTTCAGATAGGTTTAATCTTGGTGTTCGTTTTTCTATAAAGCCAGGTTGGTATATATACTGGAAAAATCCCGGGGACGCAGGGTTAGCACCAAGTGTTGAGTTAAATTTGCCATCGTCGCTTAAAGCTGGAAATATTTTGTTCCCGTTGCCCCAGAAGATTGACCATGAAAATGTTATATCATATGGCTATTTTAATGAAGTTGTTTTGATAATACCTGTTGAGGTTACATCAAGAGATAAATTTAAAATTGAAAACCTTGTCAAAGCGAAGGTAAGTTGGGTTGTGTGCAGTGAAAGTTGCGTACCCGGGAGAGCAAGTGTTCAATTGAAAGTTATAAAAGCAAATAATCAGTGGCGTTCTAAAATTGAAAAGTATGCTAAAATGCTCCCACAACCATTTGAAAAATCTGGCTTGAAAATTGAAAGCTTGAAGGTTGAGCGAAAAGGAAAAAGTGATATTGTCAGGGTCAAGTTTGGCGGTTCCCTTGCGACAAAAATCGTTGATTTTTATCCTGAGCAGATGGACAAGTTTTTGATTGATTTTAAAAGCATCAAAGTTAAAGATGGGATTCTTGAGGTTTCGGTTACGCCTACAAGTCAAGGTGATAGAGTGAACTTTTTAAGTGGGGTGCTCGTCTTAAATGGTAAAGGTTATGAAGTAAAACTTGATTTAACAAAAACAAATTGA
- a CDS encoding AMP-dependent synthetase/ligase, whose protein sequence is MPVVKPFSTIAEMFDVITRHFIDSEKPAYLYKVAGVYKPLSYKELREMVELTACGLAALGLKKGDKVGIVSENRIEWIIVDFAMTTTGIIDVPVYPTLTYKQIEYIFNDAGVKATFVSNQVQLSKIEKIYDNVETLDKVIIFTEKGISAPGYLLSLRELMELGRDFKAKNPDYWINMIREVRPEDILTIIYTSGTTGEPKGVVLTHKNLVSNILSATQVVPMTPEDTFLSYLPFSHSFERMAGFYAAFACGGVVALAESIDTIAQNLLEVKPTVMTSVPRLFERLYNRIIKGVESGPALRKKIFYWALDVGKKYVQASKRGKVPAWLKSQYALADKLVFSKLKARTGGRIKFFVSGGAALAKELGEFFEALGIKIIEGYGLTETSPVLTVNRLDDYKFGTVGKPIPGVEIKIAEDGEILARGPNVMLGYYNNPKATAEVIDKDGWFHTGDIGYFDEDGFLVITDRKKHIFVSSGGKNIAPQPIESLLAQSNYIDQVVVIGEGKPFLTALIVPDFEAIKDYAKQNGISFQDDKELLHRDEIYRLFEREIKRINKELAQHEHIRNFRLLDKPFTIEDGELTPTLKVKRKVVEQKYKNLIEQMYEELGV, encoded by the coding sequence ATGCCTGTTGTCAAGCCATTTTCAACAATTGCAGAAATGTTTGATGTCATAACAAGACATTTCATTGATTCTGAAAAACCGGCTTATCTTTACAAAGTTGCTGGGGTTTATAAACCGTTATCTTATAAAGAGTTGAGAGAGATGGTTGAGTTGACCGCATGCGGACTTGCTGCACTTGGATTGAAAAAAGGAGATAAAGTTGGAATTGTCTCAGAAAATAGAATTGAATGGATAATTGTTGATTTCGCGATGACAACAACTGGAATAATTGATGTTCCAGTTTATCCGACTTTGACATATAAGCAAATTGAATATATATTTAACGATGCTGGGGTTAAGGCGACTTTTGTCTCAAATCAGGTGCAATTGTCAAAAATTGAAAAAATTTATGACAATGTTGAAACACTTGACAAGGTTATAATTTTCACTGAAAAAGGGATTTCAGCTCCGGGGTATCTTTTAAGTTTAAGGGAGTTGATGGAGCTTGGCAGGGATTTCAAGGCGAAAAATCCCGATTATTGGATAAATATGATAAGGGAGGTAAGACCGGAGGACATTTTAACGATAATTTATACATCTGGGACTACAGGTGAGCCGAAGGGGGTTGTCTTGACACATAAAAATCTTGTTTCAAATATATTGAGCGCGACGCAAGTTGTTCCGATGACTCCAGAGGATACTTTTCTTTCATATTTGCCTTTTTCGCATTCATTTGAGAGAATGGCTGGTTTTTATGCAGCTTTTGCTTGTGGTGGAGTGGTTGCTCTGGCTGAAAGCATTGATACAATCGCTCAAAACTTGCTTGAAGTAAAGCCAACAGTTATGACATCAGTTCCGAGATTATTTGAGCGACTTTACAACAGGATAATAAAAGGAGTTGAGTCGGGTCCTGCCTTGAGAAAGAAAATTTTTTATTGGGCTCTTGATGTTGGAAAAAAATATGTTCAAGCATCAAAAAGGGGAAAGGTTCCCGCGTGGTTAAAATCTCAATATGCGCTTGCGGATAAACTTGTCTTTTCAAAACTGAAAGCGAGAACGGGTGGAAGGATTAAATTTTTTGTCTCCGGTGGAGCAGCTCTTGCTAAAGAACTTGGCGAATTTTTTGAAGCGCTTGGGATAAAGATAATTGAAGGATATGGTTTAACCGAGACATCACCAGTTTTAACTGTAAATCGCCTTGATGATTATAAATTTGGAACTGTTGGGAAACCAATACCTGGGGTTGAGATAAAAATTGCTGAAGATGGCGAAATCCTCGCTCGCGGTCCAAATGTCATGCTCGGTTATTATAACAATCCAAAAGCAACCGCTGAAGTTATAGATAAAGATGGATGGTTTCACACTGGTGATATCGGTTATTTTGATGAGGATGGATTTCTTGTGATAACGGATAGAAAGAAGCATATCTTTGTGAGCTCTGGCGGGAAGAATATCGCTCCGCAACCAATTGAAAGTTTGCTTGCTCAATCAAATTACATTGATCAGGTTGTCGTGATAGGTGAAGGGAAACCATTTTTAACCGCATTGATAGTCCCGGATTTTGAAGCAATTAAGGATTATGCCAAGCAAAATGGAATCTCATTTCAAGATGATAAAGAACTTCTGCATCGGGATGAGATTTACAGGTTATTTGAGAGGGAGATTAAGCGAATAAATAAAGAGCTTGCCCAACACGAACATATAAGAAATTTCCGATTGCTTGATAAACCTTTCACGATTGAAGATGGTGAGTTGACGCCTACATTGAAGGTTAAAAGAAAGGTTGTTGAACAGAAATATAAAAACTTAATTGAGCAGATGTATGAAGAGCTTGGAGTTTAA
- the acpS gene encoding holo-ACP synthase — MGMIIGVGIDIVEIDRFKRVMDRWGEHFLRKIFTDREIDYCLSKKNSYQHLAGRFAVKEAISKAISTGWGGIFRWRDVEVLSDKTGKPIALFHNKLKNELSSCLVHISISHSHNYAVAIAAIERI; from the coding sequence ATGGGAATGATAATTGGTGTAGGTATTGACATAGTTGAGATTGATAGGTTTAAAAGGGTGATGGACAGATGGGGGGAGCATTTTCTTAGGAAAATATTTACCGACCGAGAGATAGATTACTGCCTTTCAAAGAAAAATTCCTACCAGCACCTTGCGGGCAGATTTGCTGTGAAAGAAGCAATAAGCAAGGCAATATCTACAGGTTGGGGTGGAATTTTTAGGTGGCGAGATGTTGAGGTCTTGAGCGATAAAACAGGAAAACCTATAGCTCTTTTCCACAACAAGCTCAAAAATGAGTTAAGCTCCTGTTTGGTTCATATTTCAATATCTCATTCCCATAATTATGCTGTCGCTATAGCAGCTATTGAAAGAATTTAA
- a CDS encoding TIGR02253 family HAD-type hydrolase — MIKAVIFDLDNTLVDFMTMKRQAIDAAISAMIDAGLKISPEEAKERIDRIYAQKGIEYQQVFDDFLMEIYGRVDYKILSAGVVAYRRAREAALVPYPHVYMTLTTLLKMGLKLAVISDAPAREAWLRLCYLNFHHIFDHVITFDDTGERKPSPAPFLRALELLGVEPQEAIMVGDWAERDVVGAKKVGMKTAFARYGDTFNTQNPEADYELNDIIELIDIIKKENGWE; from the coding sequence ATGATAAAGGCAGTGATTTTTGACCTTGATAATACGCTTGTTGATTTTATGACTATGAAAAGGCAGGCGATTGATGCAGCTATAAGTGCGATGATTGATGCTGGTTTAAAAATTTCCCCTGAAGAGGCAAAGGAAAGGATTGACAGGATTTACGCACAAAAGGGGATAGAGTATCAGCAGGTATTTGATGATTTTTTAATGGAGATTTACGGTAGGGTTGATTATAAAATTCTTTCTGCTGGTGTTGTTGCGTATAGGAGAGCTCGTGAGGCAGCTCTTGTTCCGTATCCGCACGTTTATATGACTTTGACGACGCTTTTGAAGATGGGCTTGAAACTTGCTGTTATTTCAGATGCTCCAGCAAGGGAGGCCTGGTTAAGGTTGTGTTATTTGAATTTTCATCATATTTTTGACCATGTGATAACTTTTGATGACACTGGTGAAAGAAAGCCAAGTCCTGCTCCTTTTTTAAGGGCGCTTGAACTTTTAGGGGTTGAACCGCAGGAGGCAATTATGGTTGGTGATTGGGCAGAAAGAGATGTCGTTGGGGCAAAAAAAGTCGGTATGAAAACCGCATTCGCAAGATACGGAGATACATTTAACACGCAAAATCCAGAGGCAGATTATGAACTAAATGACATAATTGAACTCATTGATATAATCAAAAAGGAAAATGGATGGGAATGA
- the aroQ gene encoding type II 3-dehydroquinate dehydratase gives MKILVIHGANLNLLGKREPEIYGNMTLEQINQTLIKEFPNVEFEFFQSNHEGEIVDKLNSIVDSDFNGVVINPGAFTHYSYAIRDAVLALKIPVVEVHLSNIYAREEFRRHSVIAPVCKGHIAGFGHLSYILGVESIVKLKEPERDDKGSDF, from the coding sequence ATGAAAATACTTGTAATTCACGGGGCAAATTTAAATCTACTTGGGAAAAGGGAGCCAGAAATTTATGGAAATATGACGCTTGAGCAAATAAATCAAACTTTGATTAAGGAATTTCCAAATGTTGAGTTTGAGTTCTTTCAGTCAAATCACGAAGGGGAAATAGTTGACAAGTTGAATTCAATCGTTGACTCTGACTTTAATGGTGTTGTGATAAATCCGGGTGCCTTCACACATTACTCGTATGCGATAAGAGACGCTGTTTTAGCGCTTAAAATTCCTGTTGTAGAAGTTCACCTTTCTAACATATACGCAAGGGAAGAGTTTAGAAGACATAGCGTTATAGCTCCTGTTTGTAAGGGTCATATTGCAGGTTTTGGGCATTTGAGTTATATTTTGGGTGTAGAGTCAATTGTGAAATTAAAAGAACCCGAACGAGATGATAAAGGCAGTGATTTTTGA
- a CDS encoding exo-beta-N-acetylmuramidase NamZ family protein: protein MRKFIVLNLIAITLAFSQQSRVKIGAEILIEKHLDLIKGKKIGIVTNHTGILPDGRHIVDVLNEIEDVKVVALFGPEHGIRGEVPDGKSISHGVDTKTGIPVFSLYGEVKKPTTEMLKDIDVLIFDIQDVGARFYTYISTMSYCMEACAEMGKKFIVLDRPNPVRGVYVDGPILEPRFKSFVGLHPIPVAHGMTVGELAKMFNEEAWLENGMKADLTVIKMENYSRKLWFDQTGLPWIKPSPNMMTLKTAIVYTATCFIEGTNVSEGRGTQHPFEWIGAPWIDGSKLANELNSYNLPGVRFEPISFIPTDIEKVTVDPKYEGERCGGIYLNVYDREKFEPVKVGVYILYALKKLYPDKFKWRTAGQDRLWGTDKIRLMIDEGKKPEEIIKTWESELKKFLGIRQKYLLYN from the coding sequence ATGAGAAAATTTATCGTGTTGAACCTTATAGCCATTACTTTGGCATTTTCTCAGCAAAGCCGAGTTAAAATCGGTGCAGAAATTTTAATTGAAAAGCATCTTGATTTAATCAAAGGTAAAAAGATAGGCATTGTCACAAATCACACTGGAATTTTGCCTGACGGTCGGCATATAGTTGATGTTTTAAATGAGATTGAAGATGTTAAAGTTGTTGCGCTTTTTGGACCTGAACATGGCATAAGGGGTGAAGTCCCAGATGGTAAAAGTATTTCTCATGGTGTTGATACGAAGACGGGCATCCCTGTATTTTCGCTTTACGGTGAAGTAAAGAAGCCAACGACAGAAATGCTTAAAGATATTGATGTTTTGATCTTTGACATTCAAGATGTTGGGGCGAGGTTTTATACCTATATCTCAACCATGAGCTATTGTATGGAGGCGTGTGCAGAGATGGGAAAGAAGTTTATCGTCCTTGATAGACCAAATCCAGTTCGTGGTGTTTATGTTGATGGTCCTATACTTGAACCGAGGTTTAAATCTTTCGTTGGGCTCCACCCGATACCCGTTGCGCATGGGATGACGGTTGGCGAACTTGCAAAGATGTTTAACGAAGAGGCATGGCTTGAAAATGGTATGAAAGCAGATTTGACAGTTATAAAAATGGAGAATTATTCAAGGAAATTGTGGTTTGATCAAACTGGGCTTCCGTGGATAAAGCCATCGCCGAATATGATGACTTTGAAAACCGCTATTGTCTATACAGCAACTTGTTTTATTGAAGGGACAAATGTCTCTGAGGGCAGAGGAACTCAGCATCCATTTGAATGGATTGGTGCACCTTGGATTGATGGTAGTAAACTTGCGAATGAACTTAACTCTTATAACCTTCCGGGTGTGAGGTTTGAGCCGATTAGTTTTATCCCAACTGATATAGAAAAGGTGACGGTTGACCCAAAATATGAAGGTGAAAGATGTGGCGGGATTTATCTAAATGTTTATGACAGGGAAAAGTTTGAGCCAGTTAAAGTTGGTGTTTATATACTTTATGCGTTGAAAAAACTTTACCCGGATAAATTTAAATGGAGAACCGCTGGTCAAGATAGGTTGTGGGGCACAGATAAAATTAGATTGATGATAGATGAGGGTAAAAAGCCTGAGGAGATTATAAAAACTTGGGAGAGCGAGTTAAAAAAATTTTTAGGCATCAGACAGAAGTATCTCTTATATAACTAA
- the ndk gene encoding nucleoside-diphosphate kinase, whose amino-acid sequence MERTLAILKPDCVRKNLVGKVISHIESAGFKIVAMKMLKLTPEQARAFYYVHRERHFYNDLVNFMSSGKIVALVLEKENAVDDFRKLIGATDPKEAEEGTIRRLYADNKQENIVHGSDSVENAKIEISFFFSQNELIANET is encoded by the coding sequence TTGGAAAGGACACTTGCGATTCTGAAACCTGATTGTGTCAGAAAAAATTTGGTCGGGAAGGTAATATCGCACATTGAATCTGCGGGCTTTAAAATAGTAGCTATGAAGATGTTAAAGTTAACACCGGAACAAGCCAGGGCTTTTTATTATGTGCATCGCGAAAGGCATTTCTATAACGATCTCGTGAATTTTATGAGTTCGGGCAAAATTGTTGCGCTTGTCCTTGAGAAGGAAAACGCTGTTGATGATTTCAGAAAGTTGATAGGCGCAACCGACCCGAAAGAAGCTGAAGAAGGAACTATCCGTAGATTGTATGCAGATAACAAACAAGAGAATATAGTCCACGGTTCTGATTCTGTTGAAAATGCAAAAATAGAAATATCCTTTTTCTTTTCTCAAAATGAATTAATTGCAAATGAAACATGA